In a genomic window of Piliocolobus tephrosceles isolate RC106 chromosome 1, ASM277652v3, whole genome shotgun sequence:
- the ADIPOR1 gene encoding adiponectin receptor protein 1 isoform X1, which translates to MSSHKGSVVAQGNGTPASNRETDTVELAELGPLLEEKGKRVIANPTKAEEEQTCPVPQEEEEEVRVLTLPLQAHHAMEKMEEFVYKVWEGRWRVIPYDVLPDWLKDNDYLLHGHRPPMPSFRACFKSIFRIHTETGNIWTHLLGFVLFLFLGILTMLRPNMYFMAPLQEKVVFGMFFLGAVLCLSFSWLFHTVYCHSEKVSRTFSKLDYSGIALLIMGSFVPWLYYSFYCSPQPRLIYLSIVCVLGISAIIVAQWDRFATPKHRQTRAGVFLGLGLSGVVPTMHFTIAEGFVKATTVGQMGWFFLMAVMYITGAGLYAARIPERFFPGKFDIWFQSHQIFHVLVVAAAFVHFYGVSNLQEFRYGLEGGCTDDTLL; encoded by the exons ATGTCTTCCCACAAAGGATCTGTGGTGGCACAGGGGAATGGGACTCCTGCCAGTAACAGGGAAACTGACACGGTGGAACTGGCTGAACTAGGACCCCTGCTAGAAGAGAAGGGCAAACGGGTAATCGCCAACCCAACCAAA GCTGAAGAAGAGCAAACATGTCCAGTGccccaggaagaagaggaggaggtgcGGGTACTGACACTTCCCCTGCAAGCCCACCACGCCATGGAGAAGATGGAGGAGTTTGTGTACAAG GTCTGGGAGGGACGTTGGAGGGTCATCCCGTATGATGTGCTCCCTGACTGGCTAAAGGACAATGACTATCTGCTACATGGTCATAGACCACCGATGCCCTCCTTTCGAGCTTGCTTCAAGAGCATCTTCCGCATCCATACAGAAACTGGCAACATCTGGACCCATCTGCTTG GTTTCGTGCTGTTTCTCTTTTTGGGAATCTTGACCATGCTCAGACCAAATATGTACTTCATGGCCCCTCTACAGGAGAAGGTGGTTTTTGGGATGTTCTTTTTGGGTGCAGtgctctgcctcagcttctcctgGCTCTTTCACACCGTCTATTGTCATTCAGAGAAAGTCTCTCGGACTTTTTCCAA ACTGGACTATTCAGGGATTGCTCTTCTAATTATGGGGAGCTTTGTCCCCTGGCTCTATTATTCCTTCTACTGCTCCCCACAGCCACGGCTCATCTACCTCTCCATCGTCTGTGTCCTGGGCATTTCTGCCATCATTGTGGCGCAGTGGGACCGGTTTGCCACTCCTAAGCACCGGCAGACAAGAGCAG GCGTGTTCCTGGGACTTGGCTTAAGTGGCGTCGTGCCCACCATGCACTTTACTATTGCTGAGGGCTTTGTCAAGGCCACCACAGTGGGCCAGATGGGCTGGTTCTTCCTCATGGCTGTGATGTACATCACTGGAGCTGGCCTTTATGCTGCTCGAATTCCTGAGCGCTTCTTTCCTGGAAAATTTGACATATGG TTCCAGTCTCATCAGATTTTCCATGTCCTGGTGGTGGCAGCAGCCTTTGTCCACTTCTATGGGGTCTCCAACCTTCAGGAATTCCGTTACGGCCTGGAAGGCGGCTGTACTGATGACACCCTTCTCTGA
- the ADIPOR1 gene encoding adiponectin receptor protein 1 isoform X2: MEKMEEFVYKVWEGRWRVIPYDVLPDWLKDNDYLLHGHRPPMPSFRACFKSIFRIHTETGNIWTHLLGFVLFLFLGILTMLRPNMYFMAPLQEKVVFGMFFLGAVLCLSFSWLFHTVYCHSEKVSRTFSKLDYSGIALLIMGSFVPWLYYSFYCSPQPRLIYLSIVCVLGISAIIVAQWDRFATPKHRQTRAGVFLGLGLSGVVPTMHFTIAEGFVKATTVGQMGWFFLMAVMYITGAGLYAARIPERFFPGKFDIWFQSHQIFHVLVVAAAFVHFYGVSNLQEFRYGLEGGCTDDTLL; this comes from the exons ATGGAGAAGATGGAGGAGTTTGTGTACAAG GTCTGGGAGGGACGTTGGAGGGTCATCCCGTATGATGTGCTCCCTGACTGGCTAAAGGACAATGACTATCTGCTACATGGTCATAGACCACCGATGCCCTCCTTTCGAGCTTGCTTCAAGAGCATCTTCCGCATCCATACAGAAACTGGCAACATCTGGACCCATCTGCTTG GTTTCGTGCTGTTTCTCTTTTTGGGAATCTTGACCATGCTCAGACCAAATATGTACTTCATGGCCCCTCTACAGGAGAAGGTGGTTTTTGGGATGTTCTTTTTGGGTGCAGtgctctgcctcagcttctcctgGCTCTTTCACACCGTCTATTGTCATTCAGAGAAAGTCTCTCGGACTTTTTCCAA ACTGGACTATTCAGGGATTGCTCTTCTAATTATGGGGAGCTTTGTCCCCTGGCTCTATTATTCCTTCTACTGCTCCCCACAGCCACGGCTCATCTACCTCTCCATCGTCTGTGTCCTGGGCATTTCTGCCATCATTGTGGCGCAGTGGGACCGGTTTGCCACTCCTAAGCACCGGCAGACAAGAGCAG GCGTGTTCCTGGGACTTGGCTTAAGTGGCGTCGTGCCCACCATGCACTTTACTATTGCTGAGGGCTTTGTCAAGGCCACCACAGTGGGCCAGATGGGCTGGTTCTTCCTCATGGCTGTGATGTACATCACTGGAGCTGGCCTTTATGCTGCTCGAATTCCTGAGCGCTTCTTTCCTGGAAAATTTGACATATGG TTCCAGTCTCATCAGATTTTCCATGTCCTGGTGGTGGCAGCAGCCTTTGTCCACTTCTATGGGGTCTCCAACCTTCAGGAATTCCGTTACGGCCTGGAAGGCGGCTGTACTGATGACACCCTTCTCTGA
- the LOC111522804 gene encoding signal recognition particle 14 kDa protein produces the protein MVLLESEQFLTELTRLFQKCRTSGSVYITLKKYDGRTKPIPKKGTVEGFEPADNKCLLRATDGKKKISTVVSSKEVNKLQMAYSNLLRANMDGLKKRDKKNKTKKTKAAAAAAAAAVAAAAAPATAATPATLATLATPAATAAQ, from the coding sequence ATGGTGTTGTTGGAGAGCGAGCAGTTCCTGACGGAGCTGACCAGACTTTTCCAGAAGTGCCGGACGTCGGGCAGCGTCTATATCACCTTGAAGAAGTATGACGGCCGAACCAAACCCATTCCAAAGAAAGGTACTGTGGAAGGCTTTGAGCCCGCAGACAACAAGTGTCTGTTAAGAGCTACCGATGGGAAAAAGAAGATCAGCACTGTGGTGAGCTCCAAGGAAGTGAATAAGCTTCAGATGGCTTATTCAAACCTACTGAGAGCTAACATGGATGGGCTGaagaagagagacaaaaagaacaaaactaagaAGACCAAAGCAgcagcggcggcagcagcagcggcagtagcagcagcagcagcacctgccACAGCAGCAACACCAGCAACACTAGCAACACTAGCAAcaccagcagcaacagcagcacaGTAA